In Geotalea uraniireducens, one genomic interval encodes:
- a CDS encoding DEAD/DEAH box helicase family protein → MEFTEKINNHSRIKGNELAKGFYPTFPRDVELVRKVVSISFGWDRTSVHEKMVTIFDPCAGEGAFLSSMVRHAKQAATGSSAKNTAVASFAVELDAERFRKIRGTDQKLNTSFFDTTSTGSFDILLLNPPYNRNGGELISWVEKAAPMVSKRGVMVLIIPEYELKGKMTELLRGSFTYRYAYRSEEYGAFRQLVIFLRKNVSNETTSYRSPYYHNYDNLDNAGEDLILTHAENPTVTIEVEAGGIKTRPMLQCRDLSGFYLECEERLDKAITVMLDKEYPASYDTSIQPVSTLRTAHAVQLAAMNSQIESVAINGVHYLAKYMLVEKPESFEDYDDNGTKTTTVIHKPTVETFLMDRTGEVKAARELGFDYVELNSQLSTILLKKLTTIYKPLHEIGRDEEYLASELKEIGLKAPQREAVKAVMKAFASGRKGIGIRANTGTGKTWMSKAVKYLAGAKRSIMVTEPQLVPQMVKEYENEGFAVHVIDSWQRLRELARTRPKGLYLIAYTRLRMHPDFVPVTKLTRVKTKEGIKYTDACLNCSAEVKRISRGSKEHCPVCGDVLYTYIPENKRPRLRYRQWIADIERNGASTEVKSHNKQLPYIRFLKRIPFDLAIFDEAHNAANLMSNQGTAFIRLAASARRVLCLTATVTNGMAKSLYNLLWGVNPVQMREAGWDMKSATDFQARFGAYKEVRKSDERNRHRDSEKVQTYDTAGISPAALVYTLPNFVNVDSEDFDDLPPVEREVIKCAPHAEVEDCMRTIDKIIDNAELPIEDRIPVTSVRTAAFLRVSDTFRHADDEIRLRGELLGTLLRRSVDELLDKETELVNIVRLVETWGERLLVYTGNTQKIDMRGPLRRIIADSVPGLSIDVLPDSVAPERLTAWFEKTTAQVVIASYHRVATGLNLSQFNNLCWYDYSDNTRLAEQGEGRIRRVNTADIHRMTYGEVRPCRYWYLTSSPIQEAQLAYTLEKRMIAKLAEGETPDIDPAECTSGNQSFSALITKALREGNIDYQDPSALLKKMTRTDNARVRDENKITTSPPAVAKVIPFPQPEPPTPPAPETVPVIVFEDGWEVERQIPAEKYREYLAVGMLEVTLFGTYLVTGKRARRGRA, encoded by the coding sequence ATGGAATTCACTGAAAAAATCAACAACCACTCCCGCATAAAGGGGAACGAGCTGGCGAAGGGGTTCTATCCCACCTTCCCGCGCGACGTGGAGCTGGTCAGAAAGGTCGTCAGCATAAGTTTCGGCTGGGACCGGACGAGCGTCCACGAGAAGATGGTTACCATCTTCGATCCGTGCGCCGGCGAAGGGGCTTTCCTGTCGAGCATGGTCCGCCATGCGAAACAGGCTGCCACCGGATCGAGCGCCAAGAACACGGCCGTCGCCTCTTTCGCGGTGGAACTGGACGCGGAGCGCTTCAGGAAAATCCGCGGCACCGACCAGAAACTCAACACGTCGTTCTTCGACACCACCAGTACCGGGTCGTTCGACATTCTCCTCCTGAATCCGCCTTACAACAGGAACGGCGGAGAGCTAATCTCCTGGGTCGAAAAGGCCGCCCCCATGGTTTCCAAGCGGGGGGTCATGGTCCTGATCATCCCGGAATACGAGCTCAAGGGGAAAATGACCGAACTCCTGCGGGGAAGCTTCACCTACCGGTATGCATACAGATCGGAGGAATACGGGGCTTTCAGGCAGCTGGTCATATTCCTGCGGAAGAATGTCAGCAACGAAACGACCTCTTACCGGTCACCCTACTATCACAACTACGACAACTTGGACAACGCCGGGGAGGACCTGATCCTGACCCACGCCGAAAACCCGACCGTCACCATCGAGGTCGAAGCAGGCGGGATCAAGACCAGGCCCATGCTCCAGTGCCGGGACCTTTCAGGGTTCTACCTGGAGTGCGAAGAGAGGCTGGACAAGGCGATAACGGTGATGCTGGACAAGGAATATCCGGCCAGCTACGACACCAGCATTCAGCCCGTATCCACCCTCAGAACGGCCCATGCCGTCCAGCTTGCCGCCATGAACAGCCAGATTGAGAGCGTCGCCATAAACGGCGTCCACTATCTGGCCAAGTACATGCTCGTCGAAAAGCCGGAGTCGTTCGAGGATTACGACGACAACGGCACCAAGACGACGACTGTCATCCACAAACCAACCGTAGAGACCTTCCTCATGGACAGGACGGGCGAGGTGAAAGCCGCCCGGGAACTTGGCTTCGACTACGTGGAGCTCAATTCCCAGCTGTCCACCATCCTCCTCAAGAAGCTCACCACCATCTACAAACCCCTTCACGAGATCGGCCGGGACGAGGAATATCTCGCGTCCGAACTGAAGGAGATCGGCCTGAAGGCCCCCCAGCGGGAGGCTGTGAAGGCGGTCATGAAGGCGTTTGCTTCCGGGAGGAAGGGGATCGGCATCCGGGCCAACACCGGAACGGGGAAAACCTGGATGTCGAAGGCGGTAAAGTATCTCGCCGGCGCCAAGAGGTCGATCATGGTGACGGAACCGCAGCTCGTCCCCCAGATGGTGAAGGAGTACGAAAACGAGGGCTTCGCCGTCCACGTGATCGACTCCTGGCAACGGTTGCGGGAACTCGCCCGCACCAGGCCGAAGGGTCTCTATCTGATCGCCTACACCCGTCTGCGCATGCACCCGGATTTCGTGCCCGTCACGAAGCTCACCCGGGTGAAAACGAAAGAAGGGATCAAATATACCGACGCCTGCCTCAACTGCTCGGCCGAGGTGAAGAGGATCAGCAGGGGGAGCAAGGAACACTGTCCCGTCTGCGGCGACGTCCTCTACACTTACATTCCCGAGAACAAACGGCCGCGCCTTCGCTACCGGCAGTGGATCGCCGACATCGAGAGGAACGGCGCGTCAACGGAGGTGAAATCACACAACAAACAGCTTCCCTACATCCGCTTCCTCAAGCGGATACCCTTCGACCTCGCCATCTTCGACGAGGCACACAACGCGGCAAACCTGATGAGCAATCAGGGGACGGCGTTCATCCGCCTGGCGGCCTCCGCCAGACGGGTTCTCTGTCTCACCGCGACCGTCACGAACGGCATGGCGAAGAGCCTCTACAACCTGCTCTGGGGGGTAAATCCGGTGCAGATGCGGGAGGCGGGATGGGACATGAAGTCCGCCACCGACTTCCAGGCGCGGTTCGGCGCCTACAAGGAGGTCAGGAAAAGCGACGAGAGAAACCGCCACCGTGATTCGGAAAAGGTGCAGACCTACGACACGGCGGGAATCTCGCCGGCAGCCCTGGTCTACACCCTGCCGAACTTCGTGAACGTGGACTCGGAGGATTTCGACGACCTACCCCCCGTCGAACGGGAAGTCATCAAATGCGCCCCTCATGCGGAAGTGGAAGATTGCATGAGGACCATCGACAAGATCATAGACAATGCGGAACTGCCGATCGAGGATAGAATACCGGTCACAAGCGTAAGAACGGCGGCCTTCCTGCGGGTGTCCGACACCTTCAGGCACGCGGACGACGAAATCCGCCTGCGTGGCGAACTCCTCGGCACATTGTTGCGACGGTCGGTCGATGAACTGCTCGATAAGGAAACAGAGCTGGTCAACATCGTCCGTCTGGTCGAGACATGGGGAGAACGGCTCCTGGTCTACACCGGGAACACGCAAAAGATCGACATGCGCGGGCCGCTCAGGCGGATCATCGCCGACAGCGTTCCCGGCCTGTCCATCGACGTTCTTCCCGACTCGGTAGCCCCCGAAAGACTGACGGCGTGGTTCGAAAAGACCACCGCCCAGGTTGTCATCGCCTCATACCACCGGGTGGCGACCGGACTCAACCTCAGCCAGTTCAACAACCTCTGCTGGTACGATTACTCCGACAACACCAGGTTGGCCGAGCAGGGGGAAGGGAGAATCCGGCGCGTAAACACCGCCGACATACACCGCATGACCTATGGGGAAGTCCGTCCCTGCCGATACTGGTATCTCACCTCTTCGCCGATCCAGGAGGCCCAATTGGCGTACACATTGGAGAAGAGGATGATCGCCAAGCTGGCGGAAGGGGAAACACCGGACATCGACCCCGCGGAATGCACAAGCGGCAACCAGTCGTTTTCAGCTCTCATCACCAAGGCGCTCAGGGAAGGGAACATTGACTATCAAGACCCGAGCGCTTTGCTCAAAAAGATGACCCGAACCGACAACGCCAGGGTGAGGGACGAAAACAAGATCACAACATCGCCTCCGGCAGTGGCCAAGGTCATACCCTTTCCGCAGCCGGAACCACCGACGCCGCCCGCTCCGGAAACCGTCCCGGTCATCGTCTTCGAAGACGGCTGGGAGGTCGAAAGACAGATCCCGGCAGAGAAGTACCGCGAGTACCTGGCGGTAGGGATGCTGGAAGTGACCCTATTCGGCACGTACCTCGTGACCGGGAAGCGCGCAAGGCGCGGCCGGGCGTAA
- a CDS encoding ATP-binding protein gives MFQKAVRKRAKARIGICGPAGSGKTMSALKLAFGIVGPTGKIAVLDTENESASLYAHLGDYHVAVIKPPFTVEKYISGIREAEKLGYDLIIIDSLSHAWAGTGGILEFVDSRTESAKGNKFAGWREATPKHNSLVDAMLQSQMHVIATMRSKTEYVLVDDERGKKVPKKVGMAPIQREGMDFEFTLVFDVDQERHIATTSKDRTEIFDGFHGKLTEEHGSSIRAWLESGESAQNHAGTTQEQQPSGPKSITQDQVMELEAKISEVGADRDKFLAYMGVNRLEDIPAERMTAALKALEAKTKKSDGTPGTVTDITAILAARRIPFKLDETNKEVYATPSYQDTASKEFLKTKGFKWSSSYKAWVIKMAA, from the coding sequence ATGTTCCAGAAAGCAGTCAGAAAGAGAGCGAAAGCACGTATCGGCATCTGCGGTCCCGCGGGCTCCGGCAAAACCATGTCGGCACTCAAGCTGGCATTCGGAATCGTCGGCCCCACCGGAAAAATCGCGGTACTCGATACGGAGAACGAAAGCGCGTCTCTCTATGCCCACCTGGGCGACTACCACGTCGCCGTCATCAAGCCCCCCTTCACCGTCGAGAAGTACATAAGCGGCATCAGGGAGGCGGAAAAACTGGGTTACGACCTCATCATCATCGACTCCCTCTCACATGCATGGGCAGGGACCGGCGGCATCCTGGAGTTCGTTGACTCGAGGACCGAATCGGCGAAAGGGAACAAGTTTGCCGGGTGGCGTGAAGCGACCCCCAAGCACAACTCCCTCGTCGATGCCATGCTGCAGTCGCAGATGCATGTCATCGCCACGATGCGCAGCAAGACCGAGTATGTCCTTGTCGATGACGAGAGAGGCAAGAAAGTCCCGAAAAAGGTCGGCATGGCGCCCATTCAAAGAGAAGGAATGGACTTTGAATTTACACTGGTCTTCGATGTTGACCAGGAACGGCACATCGCCACCACCAGCAAGGACCGGACAGAGATTTTCGACGGTTTCCACGGGAAGTTGACGGAGGAACACGGAAGCTCCATCCGCGCCTGGCTGGAATCGGGAGAGTCGGCGCAGAATCATGCCGGTACTACCCAGGAACAACAACCCTCGGGGCCGAAGTCTATCACGCAGGATCAGGTGATGGAACTGGAGGCGAAAATCAGCGAGGTGGGAGCCGACCGGGACAAGTTCCTCGCCTATATGGGAGTGAACAGACTCGAGGATATTCCCGCCGAACGGATGACCGCCGCACTCAAGGCACTGGAAGCGAAAACGAAGAAGAGCGACGGGACACCGGGCACGGTTACCGACATCACGGCCATCCTGGCAGCACGCCGCATCCCCTTCAAACTGGACGAAACCAACAAAGAGGTCTACGCCACTCCGTCGTATCAGGATACCGCCTCCAAGGAGTTCCTGAAGACGAAAGGCTTCAAGTGGAGTTCCTCCTACAAGGCGTGGGTCATCAAGATGGCGGCCTGA
- a CDS encoding single-stranded DNA-binding protein gives MASLNKVLLIGNLGKDPEVRYTASGTAVASFSLATSERFKNKTGEYEERTEWHNLTLWGRLAEIAGEYLSKGKTVYIEGRLQTRKWQDKEGKDRYTTEIVGEKMQMLSRKDTGREGDPEPDSFYQPPSGGDEIPF, from the coding sequence ATGGCAAGTTTGAACAAGGTTCTCTTGATTGGGAATCTGGGCAAGGATCCGGAAGTCAGGTACACGGCATCCGGAACGGCGGTCGCAAGTTTCTCTCTGGCGACGTCGGAACGTTTCAAGAACAAGACAGGAGAATACGAGGAGCGGACCGAGTGGCACAATCTCACCCTCTGGGGGCGTCTGGCTGAAATCGCCGGCGAATACCTGTCAAAGGGAAAGACGGTGTACATCGAGGGCCGGCTCCAGACCAGGAAATGGCAGGACAAGGAAGGCAAGGACCGTTACACCACGGAGATCGTCGGCGAGAAAATGCAGATGCTGTCGAGAAAAGACACCGGACGCGAAGGCGACCCGGAACCGGACAGCTTCTACCAGCCGCCTTCCGGAGGAGACGAAATTCCCTTCTGA
- a CDS encoding DNA/RNA non-specific endonuclease, giving the protein MKNRFSITLVTAVILALFAAPSFAMKTSCGEHYAGGEAPDIVNAKMQAKTQELCYDEFGVINSGLTRTPLWSAEHLTRSRLDAARGMVRKDTFHAEERLPESDRAELSDYARSGFDRGHMSPNADMSTDQAQHESFSFANIVPQDGTNNRGIWSGIESAVRTLAKREGNLYVITGPLFVGNNVKALKRRVLVPTHIYKIVYSPKRNAAGVYLVNNAAEADLRYISVAELEQMAGIDFFPSMSPAAKREIMPLPQPKERRGGGKRHGRNYR; this is encoded by the coding sequence ATGAAGAACAGGTTTTCGATCACGCTCGTGACCGCCGTCATCCTGGCGCTTTTCGCCGCTCCGTCCTTCGCGATGAAAACTTCCTGCGGGGAGCATTACGCCGGAGGCGAGGCGCCGGACATCGTCAACGCCAAGATGCAGGCAAAGACCCAGGAACTCTGCTACGATGAGTTCGGCGTGATCAATTCCGGCCTGACGCGCACCCCGCTCTGGTCCGCCGAGCATCTCACCAGGTCCAGGCTCGATGCCGCCAGGGGGATGGTCCGCAAGGACACGTTCCACGCCGAAGAGCGGCTGCCGGAGTCGGACCGGGCGGAACTATCAGACTACGCGCGCAGCGGCTTCGACAGGGGGCACATGTCTCCCAACGCCGACATGTCCACCGATCAGGCGCAGCACGAGAGCTTCAGCTTCGCCAACATCGTCCCCCAGGACGGCACCAACAACAGGGGAATCTGGAGCGGGATCGAGAGTGCGGTCAGGACGCTGGCGAAGCGGGAAGGAAACCTGTACGTCATCACCGGTCCCCTGTTCGTCGGCAACAACGTCAAGGCCCTCAAGCGCCGGGTCCTGGTGCCGACCCATATCTACAAGATCGTGTACAGCCCGAAGCGCAACGCCGCCGGGGTCTACCTGGTCAACAATGCCGCCGAGGCGGATCTGCGCTACATCTCGGTGGCCGAACTCGAGCAGATGGCCGGGATCGATTTCTTCCCCTCCATGTCGCCGGCCGCCAAGCGTGAGATCATGCCGCTTCCTCAGCCAAAGGAGCGCAGGGGAGGCGGAAAAAGGCACGGGAGGAACTACAGGTGA
- a CDS encoding conjugal transfer protein TraH, translating into MLRRKRTKLIAAAVAVSLAGFPGSAPGSGWVDDWIKQKSSTSPSYYEGAKRGYYTGGGFSARWANSNDYLVTASLPQLKSGCGGIDAFLGGFSFMNVDYLVQKLQNILSAAPAAAFDIALKTLAPQVADTIKTLEAITDRLNSLQLNDCKAAKALVATASSPFSSIMSDSLKAEMKSAQTDFLVSSGAKDLAHDVSKLFDSELKSASGTKPMAPGTIQASAASATAGCPDEVRTVFGDGSVLENLAAKRGMSSDYVQLIRGFIGDVIVQSPATSGTTYRAQYIPPCDKNESFSSFIDGTAQRRASGGACADITDANKNLLTYVNGQMQAIAGKLKARQPLSADEETFLKSTPLSVGLILKNATATNTEGEVIGKLSEVTARAFGYYMLLDLFNRAVQLSESAKNIMSSQQTSKAGASPETCQIALLGEGLQHLQTLEEKTLHLLQEAHQSYANAATEVNSVEMLVLNMKRFDDTVFAELSGRFGTGVARRALGKS; encoded by the coding sequence ATGCTGCGTCGCAAGAGAACAAAGCTGATCGCGGCGGCGGTGGCCGTGTCTCTCGCCGGCTTCCCAGGATCCGCGCCAGGGTCGGGCTGGGTGGACGACTGGATAAAGCAGAAGAGCAGCACTTCCCCGAGCTACTACGAGGGGGCGAAACGTGGCTACTACACAGGCGGCGGCTTCTCGGCCCGCTGGGCCAATTCCAACGATTACCTGGTCACCGCGTCGCTCCCGCAGCTCAAGTCGGGGTGCGGCGGCATCGACGCCTTCCTGGGGGGATTCTCGTTCATGAACGTCGATTATCTCGTCCAGAAGCTGCAGAACATCCTTTCCGCGGCGCCGGCGGCCGCCTTCGACATCGCCCTGAAGACCCTGGCTCCCCAGGTGGCTGACACCATCAAGACGCTGGAGGCGATCACCGACCGGTTGAACTCCCTCCAGCTCAACGACTGCAAGGCGGCCAAGGCCCTGGTGGCGACGGCTTCGAGCCCGTTCTCCTCCATCATGTCCGACAGCCTGAAGGCGGAGATGAAGTCGGCCCAGACCGATTTCCTCGTTTCCAGCGGGGCGAAAGACCTGGCCCATGACGTGAGCAAGCTGTTCGACAGCGAGCTCAAATCCGCGAGCGGGACCAAGCCCATGGCTCCCGGCACCATCCAGGCATCTGCTGCCAGCGCCACGGCGGGCTGTCCCGACGAGGTGAGGACCGTGTTCGGCGACGGGTCGGTACTGGAGAACCTTGCTGCCAAAAGGGGGATGAGCAGCGACTATGTGCAGCTCATCAGGGGCTTCATCGGCGACGTGATCGTCCAGAGTCCGGCCACCTCGGGGACTACCTACCGTGCCCAGTACATACCCCCGTGCGACAAGAACGAGAGCTTCAGCTCCTTCATCGACGGCACTGCTCAACGGAGGGCCAGCGGCGGGGCGTGCGCGGACATCACCGACGCCAACAAGAACCTGTTGACCTACGTGAACGGCCAGATGCAGGCCATCGCCGGCAAGCTCAAAGCAAGGCAGCCCCTTTCCGCCGACGAGGAGACGTTCCTGAAGAGCACACCCCTCTCGGTCGGCCTGATCCTGAAGAACGCGACGGCCACCAATACCGAGGGAGAGGTCATCGGCAAGCTCTCCGAGGTTACCGCCAGGGCCTTCGGTTACTACATGCTCCTTGACCTCTTCAACCGGGCGGTGCAGCTCAGCGAAAGCGCAAAGAACATCATGTCGAGCCAGCAGACGAGCAAGGCCGGAGCTTCTCCCGAGACGTGCCAGATCGCCCTGTTGGGCGAGGGGCTCCAGCATCTCCAGACCCTCGAGGAGAAAACCCTGCATCTGCTGCAGGAAGCTCATCAAAGCTACGCCAACGCGGCAACCGAGGTGAACTCTGTGGAAATGCTCGTCCTCAACATGAAACGATTCGACGATACGGTATTCGCGGAGCTCTCGGGGCGTTTCGGGACGGGTGTCGCCCGGCGGGCACTGGGGAAATCCTAA
- a CDS encoding conjugal transfer protein TraF: MRNLIVAGLLLVFAGTASADYYSETGKGWWWYEKEPPKATAEKEKSRDAGTSPARLRDYTYDQIWDMHPDNFEKLAEGLKKEAVRNPSEENVRDYYEVQEIARKKALAFTNVSQYVWQKYPELSTKKDYPITTPGNLGRISRIREEKSRKLRENRDDFALIYFFRQDCGFCEEQAPILEWFTNSTGWVVKRVNTQENPGLAARFHVEITPTLVLIQKGNQDYFPVSSGVISADEIEDRTYRAVRLLKGEITPEEFSLYDFQRGGGFDVKKRSPAPTEK; encoded by the coding sequence ATGCGTAACCTGATCGTCGCCGGCCTGCTCCTCGTCTTCGCCGGGACCGCCAGCGCCGATTACTACTCGGAGACGGGCAAGGGATGGTGGTGGTACGAGAAAGAACCACCCAAGGCCACAGCAGAGAAGGAGAAGAGCCGGGACGCCGGCACCAGTCCCGCAAGGCTCAGGGACTATACCTACGACCAGATCTGGGACATGCATCCCGACAACTTCGAAAAGCTCGCCGAGGGCCTGAAGAAGGAGGCTGTGCGGAACCCGTCGGAGGAGAACGTCAGGGACTACTACGAGGTCCAGGAGATCGCCAGGAAGAAGGCCCTCGCTTTCACGAACGTCTCCCAGTACGTCTGGCAGAAGTACCCGGAACTGTCCACCAAGAAGGACTATCCGATCACGACCCCCGGCAATCTGGGCCGCATATCCCGGATCAGGGAGGAAAAGAGCCGGAAGCTGCGCGAAAACCGGGATGACTTCGCGCTCATCTACTTCTTCCGCCAGGACTGCGGCTTCTGCGAGGAGCAGGCGCCGATCCTGGAGTGGTTCACCAACTCGACCGGGTGGGTGGTGAAGAGGGTGAACACCCAGGAGAACCCGGGGCTCGCCGCGCGATTCCACGTGGAGATCACCCCCACACTCGTCCTGATCCAGAAGGGGAACCAGGACTATTTTCCGGTGTCGTCCGGCGTGATCTCCGCCGACGAGATCGAGGACAGAACCTACCGGGCCGTGAGGCTCCTCAAGGGGGAGATCACTCCAGAGGAATTCTCCCTCTACGATTTCCAGCGGGGAGGCGGTTTCGACGTAAAAAAGCGTTCCCCCGCGCCAACGGAGAAATAG